The Kitasatospora sp. NBC_00374 genome has a segment encoding these proteins:
- a CDS encoding molybdopterin-dependent oxidoreductase: MTASGPNATSAVRTACSYCGVGCGIVLDIAVDGAGRRTVARASGDRSHPANSGRLCTKGATSADMLAGAGRLSTALVRTERGADPVATDVDAAITAVAGRLRAILDEHGPDALSFYVSGQMTLEAQYLANKLAKGFVRTNQIESNSRLCMASAGTGYKLSLGADGPPGSYRDFEHADVFLVTGANMADCHPILFLRLMDRVKAGAKLIVVDPRRTATADKADLFLQIRPGTDLALLNGLLHLLVENGHTDPAFIEEFTEGWEAMPGFLRDYPPARVAEITGIPEADLRQAAQWIGEAGEWMSCWTMGLNQSTHGTWNTNALVNLHLATGAICRPGSGPFSLTGQPNAMGGREMGYMGPGLPGQRSVLVAEDRAFTETLWGLPAGTLRTEVGRGTVEMFSRMAEGGIKACWIICTNPVASVGNRKTVIAGLETADLVITQDVYADTETNAYADVVLPAAMWSEAEGVMINSERNLTLTPQAADPPGQALPDWQLIARVACAMGFQDSFGYTSAEEVFEEIKQTWNPATGHDLRGVSYERLRDTPVQWPSADADGPDRNPIRYLNDGVSQRLLERPDGTRPRLAFPTASGRAAFFPRPHLPAAELPDDDYPFVLNTGRLQHQWHTLTKTGKVAKLNRLNPGPFVEIHPDDAQALGIAEGDHLEVASRRGRAVLPAVVTDRVRPGNCFAPFHWNDLFGEYLSINAVTNDAVDPLSFQPEFKVCAVSLRVVAAPEGESCALVPAATGHTPPAPGAAVPEERAQQITLLSDLFGLTDLTRPAFAADERQFLAGFLAGLGSVPPPVAAVPVLPAQSPVAPDRALWVNGVLAGMFSRTAAPPAPAAGEWPVPQQAGPQAREVVVLWASQTGNAEEAAGAAAVRLAGAGWRPTLLSMDDRTPDALPPGVPVLFVTSTFGDGDAPDNGSGFWTALSALSDRDRAAIGALRYAVLALGDSSYEDFCGHGRRLDQRLGELGATRLAPRADCEPDYDETAARWLDQVLAGLAEHTGQLPDTARADPAATAPAAPSRTSPAERGSGYTRTSPFATLLIGNRLLSLPGSAKEVRQYAFDTRGGDHGDLVYEAGDALGVWPANCPDLVAEWLAVTGLDPSERVELADAGPVPLAEALRTRLEIARLTPDLLRFVAERTGDRDLRRLLRPDNKGELAKWSWGRQAVDIVGSHPVRAGAQEWAGVLKRLQPRLYSISSSPLAHPGEVRLTVSVVRYGNDLGRARKGVCSTYLADAADDGPVPVFVQRSPHFRPPADPATPMIMVGPGTGVAPFVGFLEERQARGHTAPNWLFFGEQRAATDFYYREELAAFRASGHLDRLDLAFSRDQRSKIYVQDRMREHGPRLWTWLRNGAHFYVCGDAGRMARDVDLALREIVSVHGGLDEEEAAAYVKQLAADKRYVRDVY; encoded by the coding sequence GTGACGGCGTCGGGCCCGAATGCCACCAGCGCGGTGCGGACCGCCTGTTCCTACTGCGGCGTCGGCTGCGGGATCGTGCTCGACATCGCCGTGGACGGCGCCGGGCGGCGGACGGTGGCCAGGGCGTCCGGCGACCGGAGCCACCCCGCGAACTCGGGCCGGCTCTGCACCAAGGGCGCGACCAGCGCCGACATGCTCGCGGGCGCCGGCCGGCTGAGCACGGCCCTGGTCCGGACCGAGCGGGGCGCCGACCCGGTCGCCACGGACGTGGACGCCGCGATCACCGCCGTCGCGGGCCGGCTGCGGGCGATCCTCGACGAGCACGGGCCGGACGCGCTGTCGTTCTACGTCTCGGGCCAGATGACCCTGGAGGCGCAGTACCTGGCGAACAAGCTGGCGAAGGGCTTCGTCCGGACGAACCAGATCGAGTCCAACTCCCGCCTGTGCATGGCCAGCGCGGGCACCGGCTACAAGCTGTCGCTGGGCGCGGACGGCCCGCCGGGGTCGTACCGGGACTTCGAGCACGCGGACGTCTTCCTCGTCACCGGCGCCAACATGGCCGACTGCCACCCGATCCTGTTCCTGCGGCTGATGGACCGGGTGAAGGCGGGCGCGAAGCTCATCGTCGTCGATCCGCGCCGCACCGCGACCGCGGACAAGGCCGACCTCTTCCTGCAGATCCGGCCCGGGACGGACCTGGCGCTGCTGAACGGCCTGCTGCACCTGCTGGTGGAGAACGGGCACACCGACCCGGCCTTCATCGAGGAGTTCACCGAGGGCTGGGAGGCGATGCCCGGCTTCCTCCGCGACTACCCGCCCGCCCGGGTCGCCGAGATCACCGGGATCCCCGAGGCGGACCTGCGGCAGGCGGCGCAGTGGATCGGCGAGGCCGGCGAGTGGATGAGCTGCTGGACGATGGGCCTCAACCAGTCGACCCACGGCACCTGGAACACCAACGCCCTGGTCAACCTGCATCTCGCCACCGGCGCCATCTGCCGGCCGGGCAGCGGCCCGTTCTCGCTCACCGGCCAGCCGAACGCCATGGGCGGCCGGGAGATGGGCTACATGGGGCCCGGCCTGCCCGGCCAGCGGTCGGTGCTGGTCGCGGAGGACCGGGCGTTCACCGAGACGCTCTGGGGGCTGCCCGCGGGCACCCTGCGCACCGAGGTCGGCCGGGGCACCGTGGAGATGTTCTCGCGGATGGCCGAGGGCGGGATCAAGGCCTGCTGGATCATCTGCACCAACCCGGTGGCCTCCGTGGGCAACCGCAAGACCGTCATCGCCGGCCTGGAGACGGCCGACCTGGTCATCACCCAGGACGTGTACGCCGACACCGAGACCAACGCGTACGCCGACGTGGTGCTGCCCGCCGCGATGTGGTCCGAGGCCGAGGGCGTGATGATCAACTCGGAGCGCAACCTCACCCTGACCCCGCAGGCCGCCGACCCGCCCGGCCAGGCCCTCCCGGACTGGCAGCTGATCGCCCGGGTCGCCTGCGCGATGGGTTTCCAGGACTCCTTCGGCTACACCAGCGCCGAAGAGGTCTTCGAGGAGATCAAGCAGACCTGGAACCCCGCCACCGGCCACGACCTCAGAGGCGTCAGCTACGAACGGCTGCGCGACACCCCCGTCCAGTGGCCCAGCGCCGACGCCGACGGGCCCGACCGCAACCCGATCCGCTACCTCAACGACGGCGTCAGCCAGCGGCTCCTGGAACGGCCCGACGGCACCCGCCCCCGGCTGGCGTTCCCCACGGCGAGCGGCCGCGCCGCCTTCTTCCCCCGCCCTCACCTGCCCGCCGCCGAACTGCCCGACGACGACTACCCGTTCGTCCTCAACACCGGCCGCCTCCAGCACCAGTGGCACACCCTCACCAAGACCGGCAAGGTCGCCAAGCTCAACAGGCTCAACCCCGGCCCCTTCGTGGAGATCCATCCCGACGACGCGCAGGCCCTGGGCATCGCCGAGGGCGACCACCTGGAGGTCGCCTCGCGCCGCGGCCGTGCCGTGCTGCCGGCCGTCGTCACCGACCGCGTCCGCCCCGGCAACTGCTTCGCGCCCTTCCACTGGAACGACCTGTTCGGCGAGTACCTCAGCATCAACGCCGTCACCAACGACGCCGTCGACCCGCTCTCGTTCCAGCCCGAGTTCAAGGTCTGCGCCGTCTCGCTCAGAGTGGTGGCGGCCCCGGAGGGGGAGAGCTGCGCCCTCGTGCCGGCGGCCACCGGCCACACCCCGCCGGCGCCCGGCGCGGCGGTCCCGGAGGAGCGCGCGCAGCAGATCACCCTGCTGAGTGACCTGTTCGGCCTGACCGACCTCACCCGGCCGGCCTTCGCCGCCGACGAACGGCAGTTCCTGGCGGGGTTCCTGGCCGGCCTCGGGAGCGTCCCGCCGCCGGTCGCCGCGGTCCCCGTGCTGCCCGCGCAGTCCCCGGTCGCCCCGGACCGCGCGCTGTGGGTCAACGGTGTGCTGGCCGGGATGTTCTCCCGTACCGCCGCGCCGCCGGCCCCGGCGGCGGGCGAATGGCCCGTCCCGCAGCAGGCCGGGCCGCAGGCGCGCGAGGTGGTCGTGCTGTGGGCCTCGCAGACCGGGAACGCGGAGGAGGCGGCCGGCGCGGCCGCCGTCCGCCTGGCCGGGGCAGGCTGGCGGCCGACCCTGCTCAGCATGGACGACCGCACCCCCGACGCGCTGCCGCCCGGGGTCCCCGTCCTGTTCGTCACCAGCACCTTCGGCGACGGCGACGCGCCGGACAACGGCTCCGGTTTCTGGACGGCGCTGTCCGCGCTCTCCGACCGGGACCGGGCCGCGATCGGCGCGCTGCGGTACGCCGTCCTGGCCCTCGGCGACTCCAGCTACGAGGACTTCTGCGGCCACGGCCGCCGCCTCGACCAACGCCTCGGCGAGCTCGGGGCCACCCGGCTGGCACCCAGGGCCGACTGCGAGCCCGACTACGACGAGACCGCCGCCCGCTGGCTCGACCAGGTCCTGGCGGGCCTGGCCGAGCACACCGGGCAGCTGCCCGACACCGCGCGGGCCGACCCGGCGGCGACGGCGCCCGCAGCTCCCTCGCGCACCTCGCCCGCCGAGCGCGGGTCCGGGTACACCAGGACCTCCCCGTTCGCCACCCTGCTGATCGGCAACCGCCTGCTCAGCCTGCCCGGCTCCGCCAAGGAGGTCCGGCAGTACGCCTTCGACACCCGGGGCGGCGACCACGGCGACCTCGTCTACGAGGCCGGCGACGCCCTCGGCGTCTGGCCGGCCAACTGCCCGGACCTGGTGGCGGAGTGGCTGGCCGTCACCGGACTCGACCCCTCCGAGCGCGTCGAACTGGCCGACGCGGGCCCCGTCCCGCTCGCCGAGGCCCTCCGCACCCGCCTGGAGATCGCCAGACTCACCCCCGACCTGCTGCGCTTCGTCGCCGAGCGCACCGGCGACCGCGACCTCAGGCGGCTGCTGCGCCCGGACAACAAGGGCGAACTGGCCAAGTGGAGTTGGGGCCGGCAGGCGGTCGACATCGTCGGCTCCCACCCGGTGCGGGCCGGTGCGCAGGAGTGGGCCGGGGTCCTCAAGCGCCTGCAGCCGCGGCTGTACTCGATATCCTCCAGCCCGCTGGCCCACCCCGGCGAAGTCCGGCTGACCGTGTCGGTCGTCCGCTACGGCAACGACCTCGGCCGGGCCCGCAAGGGTGTCTGCTCCACCTACCTGGCCGACGCCGCCGACGACGGTCCGGTCCCGGTGTTCGTCCAGCGCTCGCCGCACTTCCGCCCGCCCGCCGACCCCGCGACACCCATGATCATGGTGGGGCCCGGTACCGGGGTGGCGCCCTTCGTCGGCTTCCTGGAGGAGCGGCAGGCCCGCGGCCATACCGCCCCCAACTGGCTGTTCTTCGGTGAACAGCGGGCCGCCACCGACTTCTACTACCGCGAGGAGCTCGCCGCCTTCCGGGCCTCCGGTCACCTGGACCGCCTCGACCTGGCGTTCTCCCGCGACCAGCGGTCCAAGATCTACGTGCAGGACCGGATGCGCGAGCACGGCCCCCGCCTGTGGACCTGGCTCCGGAACGGCGCCCACTTCTACGTCTGCGGGGACGCCGGCCGGATGGCCAGGGACGTCGACCTGGCCCTGCGCGAGATCGTGTCCGTGCACGGCGGCCTGGACGAGGAGGAGGCGGCCGCGTACGTCAAGCAGCTGGCCGCCGACAAGCGCTACGTCCGCGACGTGTACTGA
- a CDS encoding NADP-dependent oxidoreductase yields MKALVSADYQPLDGLTVADLPTPSAGPGEVVVRVEAAALNPLDLALITGAMKDFFPVEHPLVVGMDAAGTVAEVGTGVTGYAPGDAVLAFTGQAGAVAEYTVVTPGPKLARRPSALDAVRAAAIPESGMTAVCLLRAVGLSAGQSVLVIGATGGVGLYAVQLAAALGAKVIATATAQDADYVRGLGAAGTVDYRAADVVAEALALVPGGVDVVVDLVNNGEGLAGSARAARPGGRLVSPLFGPAELDRDVTPVYIGTFDPLPGDLEDLANRAADGRLRIEVGARYPLDDAVRAVADFAGTHIRGKVVVTVP; encoded by the coding sequence GTGAAAGCCCTCGTCTCCGCCGACTACCAGCCGCTGGACGGCCTCACCGTCGCCGATCTGCCGACGCCGTCCGCCGGGCCCGGCGAGGTGGTGGTGCGGGTCGAGGCGGCCGCCCTCAATCCGCTCGACCTCGCACTGATCACCGGCGCGATGAAGGACTTCTTCCCGGTCGAGCACCCGCTGGTGGTCGGGATGGACGCCGCCGGGACGGTCGCCGAGGTGGGCACCGGCGTCACCGGCTACGCGCCCGGCGACGCCGTGCTGGCGTTCACCGGACAGGCCGGTGCCGTGGCCGAGTACACGGTGGTGACGCCCGGACCCAAGCTGGCCAGGCGGCCGTCGGCGCTGGACGCCGTACGGGCCGCCGCCATCCCCGAATCGGGCATGACCGCCGTCTGCCTGCTGCGGGCGGTCGGGCTGAGCGCGGGCCAGAGCGTCCTGGTGATCGGGGCCACCGGCGGGGTCGGTCTGTACGCCGTGCAGCTCGCCGCCGCGCTCGGCGCCAAGGTGATCGCCACGGCCACCGCCCAGGACGCGGACTACGTCCGGGGGCTCGGCGCCGCCGGGACCGTCGACTACCGGGCGGCCGACGTGGTGGCCGAGGCCCTCGCCCTGGTACCCGGCGGCGTCGACGTGGTCGTCGACCTCGTCAACAACGGCGAGGGCCTGGCCGGCAGCGCTCGGGCGGCCCGCCCGGGCGGGCGGCTGGTGTCACCGCTCTTCGGCCCCGCCGAGCTGGACCGGGACGTGACCCCGGTCTACATCGGCACCTTCGACCCGCTGCCGGGCGACCTGGAGGACCTGGCGAACCGGGCGGCGGACGGACGCCTGCGGATCGAGGTCGGTGCCCGCTACCCGCTCGACGACGCCGTGCGGGCCGTGGCCGACTTC
- a CDS encoding GNAT family N-acetyltransferase, whose protein sequence is MRQLSSLGRLPTLREGRVSLRRPTGADAETLLAGSHDPLVREFAQRADPHPDQWNCGRAAHFAVLDGDGPAVGWAELVNLRPEEAAADVAVWLLPASRNLRVAISALRLICRFGFEQLELERIDAHAAAHNMGVQLAGAWIGFRRTDSAPQRPGGSHTHRLNDAAHATLVPGDLC, encoded by the coding sequence GTGCGTCAGTTGAGCTCGCTGGGCCGGCTGCCGACCCTCCGCGAGGGCCGGGTGTCGCTGCGCCGGCCGACCGGTGCGGACGCCGAGACGCTGCTCGCAGGCTCCCACGACCCGCTGGTCCGGGAGTTCGCGCAGCGCGCCGACCCGCACCCCGACCAGTGGAACTGCGGCCGGGCCGCGCACTTCGCCGTCCTGGACGGGGACGGACCCGCCGTCGGCTGGGCGGAGCTCGTGAACCTGCGCCCCGAGGAGGCGGCCGCCGACGTGGCCGTCTGGTTGCTGCCCGCCTCGCGCAACCTCCGGGTGGCGATCTCGGCCCTCCGGCTGATCTGTCGATTCGGGTTCGAACAGCTGGAGCTGGAGCGCATCGACGCCCACGCTGCGGCGCACAACATGGGTGTCCAACTGGCCGGAGCCTGGATCGGATTCCGCCGCACCGACTCCGCTCCGCAGCGGCCTGGCGGTTCCCACACCCACCGGCTGAACGACGCCGCCCACGCGACCCTGGTGCCCGGAGACCTCTGCTGA
- a CDS encoding LuxR C-terminal-related transcriptional regulator: MIGDISTSQGSARVRPGRIPAAGRPDLLAAAAGLAARARRGAGSLLVLGGPTGIGRSALLDAVADQAARAGMTVLRARCSADESRRDLAAARQLFGAGPDPAPAGAGRPGWAGTELWELLRLHAARQPLLLAVDDVQFADGPSADWLLQLGRRIDRLPVLLVATELHHPGLAGRPPGFGRTLPPALVHSHRIDPLALAGVAELVRARLGDRAPAPLVAECARASGGNPLLLHGVLGDLRRGEVALGDLPGDSFQQAVDLWLHAVGEPVAEGVRTLAQLALHRGARAEPVDLLGDGAGRAAAWLRAQGMLVDGPAPQSYAFTHPWLPRAALAGWGAARRGAVHQAVAAWRHDRGETDESVAEHLLEAPAAGPEWAADVLLGAAGRARRAGERHNAVRLLRRALQEPLGRSRRGQVLFELGCLEVRSGPQDVILGIRHLSEAVRLHQRDEAVFEAANALGTVLTARGETADALAVMEDLAERFAASPDLARAVHAAAALLASHDGASWRQVVEGLRRIETRTPGGLAPAALGLLTEFDSTSGRLSADEVAERVQELTAAPIDTFSRGYVLASAATLAQWADRLPEADRLVAEGMAVHRGSPLHPAYQCLLSVRAESRVMRGQYELLLTELGGPGGVLALGNSHLTSQALLGLLETDRLAEAHRLAHDATAESPAGGGDSWEWSEFLYARGLLRLASGAADEALADLLECGRRQGDRQVVSPIVTPWRSAAADCHLLLGRVGPAAELAAEELRLARIWGTPRTVGRALRVLGASTGGRHGLATVEESVRLLRDAELDTELIPALVTLGGMLRAGGRRAAARQTLREAVGRAERTGAVRQRGIAARLLVESGARPTARRHTGVQSLTAGEQRVCRLAAAGSSNAEIAELLHLARRTVETHLTNSFRKLGIRRRADLAACLERPDEAREQADAG; encoded by the coding sequence ATGATCGGCGACATCAGCACGTCACAGGGGTCCGCCCGCGTTCGGCCGGGCCGGATCCCCGCCGCCGGGCGACCGGACCTGCTCGCCGCGGCGGCCGGCCTCGCGGCCCGCGCCCGACGCGGCGCGGGCAGCCTGCTGGTGCTCGGCGGCCCCACCGGGATCGGGCGCAGCGCCCTGCTCGACGCCGTGGCCGACCAGGCGGCGCGCGCCGGCATGACGGTGCTGCGCGCCCGCTGCTCGGCGGACGAGTCGCGGCGCGACCTCGCAGCCGCCCGCCAGCTGTTCGGCGCCGGGCCGGATCCCGCGCCGGCCGGCGCCGGGCGCCCCGGCTGGGCCGGCACCGAGCTGTGGGAACTGCTGCGGCTGCACGCGGCCCGGCAGCCGCTGCTGCTGGCCGTGGACGACGTGCAGTTCGCCGACGGGCCGTCGGCCGACTGGCTGCTGCAGCTGGGCCGGCGGATCGACCGGCTGCCGGTCCTGCTGGTGGCGACGGAGCTCCACCATCCCGGCCTGGCCGGCCGGCCGCCCGGCTTCGGCCGGACGCTGCCCCCGGCGCTGGTCCACTCCCACCGGATCGACCCACTCGCCCTCGCCGGGGTGGCCGAGCTGGTCCGGGCCCGGCTCGGGGACCGTGCACCGGCCCCGCTGGTGGCGGAGTGCGCCCGGGCCAGCGGCGGCAACCCCCTGCTGCTGCACGGCGTCCTCGGCGATCTCCGGCGCGGGGAGGTCGCGTTGGGCGACCTCCCGGGCGACTCCTTCCAGCAGGCCGTCGACCTGTGGCTGCACGCCGTCGGCGAGCCGGTCGCCGAGGGCGTGCGCACGCTGGCCCAACTGGCCCTCCACCGGGGCGCCCGGGCCGAACCCGTCGACCTGCTCGGGGACGGCGCGGGCCGGGCGGCGGCCTGGCTGCGGGCCCAGGGCATGCTGGTGGACGGGCCCGCGCCGCAGTCGTACGCGTTCACCCATCCCTGGCTGCCGCGGGCGGCTCTGGCGGGCTGGGGCGCGGCGCGGCGGGGCGCGGTGCACCAGGCCGTCGCGGCGTGGCGCCACGACCGTGGGGAGACCGACGAGTCGGTCGCCGAGCACCTGCTGGAAGCCCCCGCGGCCGGGCCGGAGTGGGCGGCCGACGTGCTGCTCGGAGCGGCCGGACGGGCCCGGCGGGCCGGTGAGCGGCACAACGCCGTCCGGCTGCTGCGCCGCGCCCTGCAGGAGCCGCTCGGCCGGTCCCGCCGCGGCCAGGTCCTGTTCGAACTCGGCTGTCTGGAGGTCCGGTCGGGGCCGCAGGACGTGATCCTCGGGATCCGCCACCTGTCCGAGGCGGTGCGCCTGCACCAGCGCGACGAGGCCGTCTTCGAGGCCGCGAACGCGCTGGGCACGGTGCTGACCGCGCGGGGCGAGACCGCCGACGCCCTGGCCGTGATGGAGGACCTGGCCGAGCGTTTCGCCGCCTCCCCCGACCTGGCCCGCGCCGTCCACGCCGCGGCCGCGCTGCTCGCCTCGCACGACGGCGCCAGCTGGCGGCAGGTGGTCGAGGGACTGCGCCGGATCGAGACCCGCACCCCGGGCGGCCTCGCACCGGCCGCCCTCGGCCTGCTGACCGAGTTCGACTCGACCAGCGGCCGGCTGTCGGCCGACGAAGTGGCCGAAAGAGTCCAGGAGTTGACCGCCGCCCCGATCGACACCTTCTCGCGCGGCTACGTCCTGGCCTCCGCCGCCACCCTCGCCCAGTGGGCGGACCGGCTCCCGGAGGCCGACCGGCTCGTGGCCGAGGGTATGGCCGTGCACCGCGGCAGCCCGCTCCACCCGGCGTACCAGTGTCTGCTGAGTGTCCGCGCGGAGAGCCGGGTGATGCGCGGGCAGTACGAGCTGCTCCTCACCGAGCTGGGCGGCCCAGGCGGCGTTCTCGCCCTCGGCAACTCCCACCTGACCTCGCAAGCGCTGCTCGGCCTGCTGGAGACCGACCGCCTCGCCGAGGCGCACCGGCTCGCCCACGACGCCACGGCCGAGAGCCCGGCGGGCGGCGGGGACTCCTGGGAGTGGAGCGAGTTCCTCTATGCCCGGGGTCTGCTGCGGCTCGCCTCGGGCGCCGCCGACGAGGCCCTGGCCGACCTGCTGGAGTGCGGGCGCCGCCAGGGCGACCGGCAGGTGGTGAGCCCGATCGTGACACCGTGGCGCTCGGCCGCGGCCGACTGTCACCTGCTGCTCGGCCGGGTCGGGCCGGCCGCCGAACTGGCCGCCGAGGAGCTGCGGCTGGCCCGGATCTGGGGCACCCCGCGCACCGTCGGCCGCGCCCTGCGCGTCCTCGGGGCGAGTACCGGCGGGCGGCACGGGCTGGCCACCGTCGAGGAGTCGGTCCGGCTGCTGCGGGACGCGGAGCTCGACACCGAGCTGATCCCGGCCCTGGTCACCCTCGGCGGGATGCTCCGCGCCGGCGGTCGGCGCGCCGCCGCCCGGCAGACCCTGCGCGAGGCCGTCGGCCGGGCCGAGCGGACCGGGGCCGTGCGGCAGCGGGGCATCGCGGCGCGGCTGCTCGTGGAGTCGGGCGCCCGCCCGACCGCCCGCCGGCACACCGGCGTCCAGTCGCTCACCGCGGGCGAGCAGCGGGTCTGCCGGCTCGCCGCCGCGGGCAGCTCGAACGCCGAGATCGCCGAGCTGCTGCACCTCGCCCGACGCACCGTGGAGACCCATCTGACCAACAGCTTCCGTAAGTTGGGGATCCGCCGCCGGGCCGATCTGGCGGCCTGCCTGGAGCGCCCGGACGAGGCCCGCGAGCAGGCCGACGCCGGGTGA